A genomic segment from Antedon mediterranea chromosome 6, ecAntMedi1.1, whole genome shotgun sequence encodes:
- the LOC140052245 gene encoding DEP domain-containing protein 1B-like isoform X2, translated as MEPFRATRLWNGLIKEFRNGIYPKRHRWRMRYYDNCFTSSEAIEFLLIHLHNDPSFGPWVTRDQALRLLTKFIENHVIIEVKSSSSKGPFEDDGRLYRMCPFSPIKKLRSALNSRTNLRELAEASPKKRPKSSVKPKKIVSTPPTSSLSVPFSKPALKEVKEQQEFVRHSSALLRVNEQQEFVRRPSARLKSCKVIPRSIGKVEYQEVWKSSALTRLQRITGVSTIEDFVRVDEIQACDIIQNNLKISHNKIVIIEDKSQDLPHWVLSAMRCLAHWPDRADETVLPSYPGFERDVFKTVSNYFHSQPEPLLTYNLYDIITGSFLICDRRDRGLDDSPSDLTTPPSVTATNRLNSFGSVENLMLDMTMGWTPLTKFTGQSSEDVNRGGFEKRSVNRQPYVTPVNTKSRNQSLTSGKGLCLTDDQSYTIEGLKMCCLLLPSPKRKKLHLLLKLMAKMVNNKQLNLSKQMSTKSLVLQTFWRCILSCEVEVGLDEILAIKVVTYMMEHYDQIMAVSEELKSDVQERMLYLRRSQVKYNETEDVENIPVTFCQQISTDEYREQKLSYSENAISMLLEDIINSKTMAVKDKRKKLKKFKQEYPDIYAKRLPTTSHEAELFPQKPKIKQPMLNMKRSLTKLKSLR; from the exons ATGGAACCTTTCAGAGCAACACGATTG TGGAATGGTCTAATTAAAGAATTCCGTAATGGTATTTACCCAAAGAGACATCGATGGCGGATGAGATATTACGACAATTGCTTTACATCCTCCGAGGCTATTGAATTCCTGCTGATTCATCTGCACAATGATCCAAGCTTTGGACCCTGGGTGACACGTGATCAGGCCTTAAGACTTCTCACAAAGTTTATTGAGAATCACGTAATTATAGAAGTTAAAAGCTCATCCAGTAAAGGACCATTTGAAGATGATGGCAGATTGTATAG GATGTGTCCATTTTCACCCATTAAAAAGCTTCGATCAGCTCTCAATAGCCGCACTAATCTTCGTGAATTAGCAGAGGCAAGCCctaaaaaacgtccaaaatcaTCAGTAAAACCCAAGAAGATTGTATCCACACCACCAACATCTTCATTGAGTGTACCATTCTCCAAACCTGCATTGAAAGAGGTTAAAGAACAACAAGAGTTTGTTAGACATTCTTCAGCTCTACTGAGGGTTAATGAACAACAAGAGTTTGTTAGACGTCCATCAGCTCGACTAAAGTCATGCAAGGTCATCCCAAGAAGCATAGGAAAAGTTGAATATCAGGAGGTTTGGAAGAGTTCTGCACTCACAAG GCTTCAGCGTATCACAGGAGTATCAACGATTGAGGATTTTGTGAGAGTCGATGAGATTCAAGCTTGTGATATTATTCAAAACAACTTAAAGATCAGTCACAACAAAATTGTGATCATTGAAGACAAGTCTCAGGACCTACCGCATTGGGTGTTGTCTGCGATGCGTTGCCTCGCTCATT GGCCTGACAGAGCTGATGAAACTGTATTGCCTTCTTATCCTGGCTTTGAAAGAGATGTTTTCAAGACTGTTAGTAATTACTTTCACAGCCAACCTGAACCTCTCTTGACCTATAACCTTTATGACATCATAACTGGGTCATTTT TAATATGCGACCGACGTGATCGGGGCCTTGACGATTCCCCTTCTGATCTAACAACTCCACCAAGTGTGACTGCCACCAATCGTCTTAACTCATTTGGCTCTGTAGAGAATTTGATGCTTGACATGACAATGGGGTGGACACCGCTAACCAAGTTCACTGGTCAGTCGTCCGAAGATGTAAACCGGGGTGGATTTGAAAAACGGTCTGTTAATCGTCAACCGTATGTGACCCCTGTCAATACAAAAAGTAGAAATCAGTCGCTGACTAGTGGGAAAG GTTTATGTTTGACTGATGACCAATCGTACACTATTGAAGGTCTCAAGATGTGCTGCCTCCTACTGCCATCCCCTAAAAGGAAAAAACTACATTTACTTCTCAAACTGATGGCTAAAATGGTTAACAACAAACAGCTTAATTTGAGCAAACAAATGTCTACAAAATCATTG gTGTTGCAGACCTTTTGGCGATGTATTTTGAGCTGTGAAGTAGAAGTTGGATTGGATGAGATCCTAGCTATTAAGGTAGTCACCTATATGATGGAACACTATGATCAAATCATGGCCGTGTCCGAAGAATTAAAATCGGATGTCCAAGAAAGAATGTTGTATTTACGTAGAAGTCAG GTTAAATACAATGAAACTGAAGATGTCGAGAATATTCCTGTGACTTTCTGCCAACAGATAAGCACAGACGAATACAGGGAACAAAAGTTAAGCTATTCTGAGAATGCTATATCAATGCTGCTTGAAGACATTATCAACAGCAAGACAATGGCAGTTAAGGACAAAAGGAAGAAGTTGAAAAag TTCAAACAAGAATATCCAGACATCTATGCAAAGAGGCTACCAACTACATCTCACGAAGCGGAGTTGTTTCCTCAGAAGCCAAAAATAAAACAACCGATGCTAAACATGAAGAGATCTCTGACCAAATTGAAATCCCTCAGGTGA
- the LOC140052245 gene encoding DEP domain-containing protein 1B-like isoform X3: MEPFRATRLWNGLIKEFRNGIYPKRHRWRMRYYDNCFTSSEAIEFLLIHLHNDPSFGPWVTRDQALRLLTKFIENHVIIEVKSSSSKGPFEDDGRLYRMCPFSPIKKLRSALNSRTNLRELAEASPKKRPKSSVKPKKIVSTPPTSSLSVPFSKPALKEVKEQQEFVRHSSALLRVNEQQEFVRRPSARLKSCKVIPRSIGKVEYQEVWKSSALTRLQRITGVSTIEDFVRVDEIQACDIIQNNLKISHNKIVIIEDKSQDLPHWVLSAMRCLAHWPDRADETVLPSYPGFERDVFKTVSNYFHSQPEPLLTYNLYDIITGSFCLCLTDDQSYTIEGLKMCCLLLPSPKRKKLHLLLKLMAKMVNNKQLNLSKQMSTKSLVLQTFWRCILSCEVEVGLDEILAIKVVTYMMEHYDQIMAVSEELKSDVQERMLYLRRSQVKYNETEDVENIPVTFCQQISTDEYREQKLSYSENAISMLLEDIINSKTMAVKDKRKKLKKFKQEYPDIYAKRLPTTSHEAELFPQKPKIKQPMLNMKRSLTKLKSLR; this comes from the exons ATGGAACCTTTCAGAGCAACACGATTG TGGAATGGTCTAATTAAAGAATTCCGTAATGGTATTTACCCAAAGAGACATCGATGGCGGATGAGATATTACGACAATTGCTTTACATCCTCCGAGGCTATTGAATTCCTGCTGATTCATCTGCACAATGATCCAAGCTTTGGACCCTGGGTGACACGTGATCAGGCCTTAAGACTTCTCACAAAGTTTATTGAGAATCACGTAATTATAGAAGTTAAAAGCTCATCCAGTAAAGGACCATTTGAAGATGATGGCAGATTGTATAG GATGTGTCCATTTTCACCCATTAAAAAGCTTCGATCAGCTCTCAATAGCCGCACTAATCTTCGTGAATTAGCAGAGGCAAGCCctaaaaaacgtccaaaatcaTCAGTAAAACCCAAGAAGATTGTATCCACACCACCAACATCTTCATTGAGTGTACCATTCTCCAAACCTGCATTGAAAGAGGTTAAAGAACAACAAGAGTTTGTTAGACATTCTTCAGCTCTACTGAGGGTTAATGAACAACAAGAGTTTGTTAGACGTCCATCAGCTCGACTAAAGTCATGCAAGGTCATCCCAAGAAGCATAGGAAAAGTTGAATATCAGGAGGTTTGGAAGAGTTCTGCACTCACAAG GCTTCAGCGTATCACAGGAGTATCAACGATTGAGGATTTTGTGAGAGTCGATGAGATTCAAGCTTGTGATATTATTCAAAACAACTTAAAGATCAGTCACAACAAAATTGTGATCATTGAAGACAAGTCTCAGGACCTACCGCATTGGGTGTTGTCTGCGATGCGTTGCCTCGCTCATT GGCCTGACAGAGCTGATGAAACTGTATTGCCTTCTTATCCTGGCTTTGAAAGAGATGTTTTCAAGACTGTTAGTAATTACTTTCACAGCCAACCTGAACCTCTCTTGACCTATAACCTTTATGACATCATAACTGGGTCATTTT GTTTATGTTTGACTGATGACCAATCGTACACTATTGAAGGTCTCAAGATGTGCTGCCTCCTACTGCCATCCCCTAAAAGGAAAAAACTACATTTACTTCTCAAACTGATGGCTAAAATGGTTAACAACAAACAGCTTAATTTGAGCAAACAAATGTCTACAAAATCATTG gTGTTGCAGACCTTTTGGCGATGTATTTTGAGCTGTGAAGTAGAAGTTGGATTGGATGAGATCCTAGCTATTAAGGTAGTCACCTATATGATGGAACACTATGATCAAATCATGGCCGTGTCCGAAGAATTAAAATCGGATGTCCAAGAAAGAATGTTGTATTTACGTAGAAGTCAG GTTAAATACAATGAAACTGAAGATGTCGAGAATATTCCTGTGACTTTCTGCCAACAGATAAGCACAGACGAATACAGGGAACAAAAGTTAAGCTATTCTGAGAATGCTATATCAATGCTGCTTGAAGACATTATCAACAGCAAGACAATGGCAGTTAAGGACAAAAGGAAGAAGTTGAAAAag TTCAAACAAGAATATCCAGACATCTATGCAAAGAGGCTACCAACTACATCTCACGAAGCGGAGTTGTTTCCTCAGAAGCCAAAAATAAAACAACCGATGCTAAACATGAAGAGATCTCTGACCAAATTGAAATCCCTCAGGTGA
- the LOC140052245 gene encoding uncharacterized protein isoform X1 has product MSPGKLSLNKVPSQNQNESYVSEMSKNEHNQESRPQSVSPEGYSNNCTQDEPATYLQPSNIIDDYGFLPAQYFSPAKKTNEHSKRYSSDSNLMNCRSFLDNSKYSLKYDQPVNDERPLNELHYASTSCLSTEKKNSSLSSEECSFEFSRTRSGSFRNRRKFSSLTNIDIKPTANDDKRKRTTKNNLGISKKFGSASEIFQKIFTKKTERTKSKWTVHEPKLNEKTMSFNSNVKLQQWNLTERSTEQHVLEGCRRQTCPPYMSPIRATLSQPVLVGKRNDSGTSFNSLQTKHKDSNTSVGKHNTSSPSLGQQANVQKCYVSGSNLDLFNPVLTCKQNYSNTSLNCLRPAFASEHTHSDPSLNSVKPAFASKRTHSGSSLNSFKGLKCNKSGTSLDSFHSAKSNLTRQTSSSSSMKWNTPEEDKHSLSSTSLCLTDDQSYTIEGLKMCCLLLPSPKRKKLHLLLKLMAKMVNNKQLNLSKQMSTKSLVLQTFWRCILSCEVEVGLDEILAIKVVTYMMEHYDQIMAVSEELKSDVQERMLYLRRSQVKYNETEDVENIPVTFCQQISTDEYREQKLSYSENAISMLLEDIINSKTMAVKDKRKKLKKFKQEYPDIYAKRLPTTSHEAELFPQKPKIKQPMLNMKRSLTKLKSLR; this is encoded by the exons atgtcCCCTGGGAAATTGAGCCTAAACAAGGTTCCTAGTCAAAATCAGAATGAAAGTTATGTTTCAGAAATGTCCAAAAATGAACACAATCAAGAAAGCCGTCCACAAAGTGTCTCTCCAGAGGGTTATAGTAATAACTGTACGCAAGATGAGCCTGCCACATACTTACAGCCAAGTAATATCATTGATGATTATGGTTTCCTGCCAGCTCAGTATTTCAGTCCAGCAAAGAAGACCAATGAGCATTCAAAACGCTATTCCTCTGATTCAAACCTGATGAACTGTCGCTCTTTCCTTGATAATAGTAAATACAGTTTGAAGTATGATCAACCTGTAAATGATGAGCGCCCTCTAAATGAGTTACACTATGCATCTACCTCGTGTCTAAGCACAGAAAAGAAGAACTCGTCCCTGTCTTCAGAAGAATGCTCATTCGAATTCAGTCGTACCAGAAGTGGTTCATTCAGAAACCGTCGCAAGTTCAGTTCTTTGACCAACATTGACATTAAACCAACAGCAAATGATGACAAACGTAAAAGAACTACAAAGAATAATTTAGGGATCTCAAAAAAATTTGGGTCAGCATCTGAAATATTTCAGAAAATCTTCACAAAAAAGACAGAAAGAACTAAATCTAAGTGGACTGTACATGAACCAAagttgaatgaaaaaacaatgtCTTTTAACTCTAATGTAAAACTTCAGCAATGGAATTTGACAGAAAGAAGTACAGAACAACATGTTTTAGAAGGTTGTAGAAGACAAACTTGTCCGCCCTATATGTCACCAATACGTGCAACTTTATCTCAACCCGTCCTCGTTGGTAAACGCAATGATTCTGGTACTTCTTTTAACTCCTTGCAGACTAAGCACAAGGATTCAAATACCTCAGTTGGTAAACACAATACCTCTAGTCCCAGTCTTGGCCAACAAGCAAATGTTCAGAAGTGTTATGTGTCGGGTTCTAATCTTGATTTATTTAATCCAGTTCTCActtgtaaacaaaattactcTAATACTAGCCTGAATTGCCTCAGGCCTGCCTTTGCCAGTGAACACACTCACTCTGATCCTAGCCTGAATTCTGTCAAGCCTGCCTTTGCCAGCAAACGCACTCACTCAGGGTCTAGCCTGAATTCTTTCAAGGGTTTAAAATGTAACAAATCTGGCACAAGTCTGGACTCATTTCATTCTGCAAAGAGTAACTTAACACGACAGACTAGTAGTTCATCAAGCATGAAATGGAACACACCAGAAGAAGATAAACATTCATTAAGCTCAACAA GTTTATGTTTGACTGATGACCAATCGTACACTATTGAAGGTCTCAAGATGTGCTGCCTCCTACTGCCATCCCCTAAAAGGAAAAAACTACATTTACTTCTCAAACTGATGGCTAAAATGGTTAACAACAAACAGCTTAATTTGAGCAAACAAATGTCTACAAAATCATTG gTGTTGCAGACCTTTTGGCGATGTATTTTGAGCTGTGAAGTAGAAGTTGGATTGGATGAGATCCTAGCTATTAAGGTAGTCACCTATATGATGGAACACTATGATCAAATCATGGCCGTGTCCGAAGAATTAAAATCGGATGTCCAAGAAAGAATGTTGTATTTACGTAGAAGTCAG GTTAAATACAATGAAACTGAAGATGTCGAGAATATTCCTGTGACTTTCTGCCAACAGATAAGCACAGACGAATACAGGGAACAAAAGTTAAGCTATTCTGAGAATGCTATATCAATGCTGCTTGAAGACATTATCAACAGCAAGACAATGGCAGTTAAGGACAAAAGGAAGAAGTTGAAAAag TTCAAACAAGAATATCCAGACATCTATGCAAAGAGGCTACCAACTACATCTCACGAAGCGGAGTTGTTTCCTCAGAAGCCAAAAATAAAACAACCGATGCTAAACATGAAGAGATCTCTGACCAAATTGAAATCCCTCAGGTGA
- the LOC140052246 gene encoding uncharacterized protein — MAKETQENEKMLEHSLEKDQQKTDTIFDACKGGDGNLSRLEKMISDKVDVNQKKENGDTPLGIAVCSGDLYTMNALINAGADVELSDNQLMTPLMLAAQLGFDSKLGFLLKNGANPMAIDKSGQTALHKTVRNKTTKCASVLIDHWSELVHAEDRMDQTALHFAAGEGNNELIDLLIGHGAKIGLVDRLGRAPLHWAILQGMDESAKKIGEQGEPEALDRQDKLGMCPIHYALQQSNDSISTNLIKQGCDVDALDVRGQSGLAYASSNGRTDMCGLILDNSKNKNSVDSKGWTALHHAARKNHANICHFLLEHGLDGGVKNDEGHTALVVAVINESMETVKTLCEKMDGWPLVADDKGRYPIHYAAERGHHDIMELLINELKRKCDSEPIMKTVLSSQDSVGASPLQMAAILNFKACCQLLLDNGVNIEDNVRPHLVRMELIEDTRKEEKVQENKEKEKEDEKEVMMTPMERYAPPTSPSSTSSSDDIKSMSLSELLDDKSALSNTNPPPQSVRLARRKENERNQSNGQEREKKNRKDNKSKYGKRQGRKSPYTESLLPPEILAKYAIGYLPPPIESRLSGRLKSSDSNRATENTEDDEQRRCRLKGTLDESSGRQTNASSKRPHIKWRYSYSVKYK, encoded by the exons ATGGCAAAAGAAACGCAAGAAAATGAGAAGATGCTTGAGCATAGTTTAGAGAAGGATCAACAAAAG ACAGATACGATATTCGATGCATGTAAAGGCGGTGATGGGAATCTAAGTAGGCTGGAGAAAATGATAAGTGACAAAGTGGACGTCAatcaaaagaaagaaaatgggGATACCCCGCTTGGTATTGCTGTTTGTTCGGGGGATCTGTACACTATGAATGCGTTGATTAATGCTGGGGCAGATGTAGAACTTAGCGACAACCAGCTTATGACGCCGTTGATGTTAGCAGCGCAATTAGGCTTCGATTCAAAG CTTGGATTTCTTCTTAAAAATGGTGCTAACCCGATGGCAATAGACAAGAGTGGACAGACAGCACTCCATAAAACCGTTAGGAACAAG ACGACAAAGTGTGCAAGTGTCCTGATCGACCATTGGAGTGAACTGGTTCACGCTGAGGACCGTATGGACCAAACCGCCCTTCATTTTGCTGCAGGAGAA GGAAACAACGAACTGATTGATCTGTTAATAGGGCATGGGGCTAAAATTGGTTTGGTTGATCGACTCGGGAGGGCGCCGTTACATTGGGCTATTCTTCAGGGAATG GATGAAAGTGCGAAGAAAATTGGGGAACAGGGGGAACCCGAAGCCCTCGATAGACAAGACAAATTGGGCATGTGCCCTATACACTATGCTCTTCAGCAAAGCAATGATAGCATCTCAACGAATTTAATAAAACAG GGTTGCGACGTGGATGCTTTGGACGTACGGGGCCAATCTGGACTAGCATACGCATCATCTAATGGTAGGACTGACATGTGTGGACTAATTCTGGATAATTCTAAAAACAAGAATTCAGTAGATAGTAAG GGTTGGACGGCTTTACATCATGCGGCAAGGAAGAACCATGCCAACATCTGTCACTTTTTGTTGGAACACGGTCTGGATGGTGGCGTTAAGAATGATGAGGGACACACGGCATTAGTAGTTGCTGTTATAAATGAGAGTATGGAAACAGTAAAAACACTTTGTGAAAAGATGGACGGCTGGCCACTTGTTGCAGACGACAAAGGAAG ATATCCAATTCATTACGCTGCTGAGAGAGGACACCATGACATTATGGAATTACTTATAAACGAATTAAAACGAAAATGCGATTCCGA GCCCATTATGAAGACTGTACTCTCTTCCCAAGATTCAGTCGGTGCTTCTCCGTTACAAATGGCTgcaattttaaactttaaagcCTGCTGTCAACTTCTGCTAGACAATGGTGTGAATATTGAAGATAACGTGCGACCACACCTAGTGCGCATGGAACTAATTGAAGATACACGGAAGGAGGAAAAGGTGCAGGAgaacaaagaaaaagaaaaggagGACGAGAAAGAAGTAATGATGACGCCAATGGAACGATACGCCCCGCCCACTAGCCCGTCAAGTACATCCAGTTCAGACGACATCAAATCTATGAGTTTAA GTGAACTATTAGATGATAAGTCAGCACTTTCCAATACCAATCCTCCGCCACAAAGTGTACGACTAGCACGTCGAAAAGAAAACGAACGAAATCAATCAAACGGGCAGGAACGTGAGAAGAAAAACAG GAAAGACAATAAATCGAAATATGGGAAACGGCAAGGAAGGAAATCGCCATATACAGAGTCACTACTACCACCAGAGATATTGGCAAAATATGCTATTGGTTACCTTCCACCACCCATAGAATCCCGTCTGTCAGGTCGGCTTAAGTCTTCAGACTCAAACAGAGCTACGGAAAATACAGAAGATGATGAACAACGCCGTTGCCGATTGAAAGGAACGCTGGATGAGAGTTCAGGACGCCAAACGAATGCATCGAGTAAAAGACCACATATTAAATGGAGGTATTCATATTCGgtgaaatataaataa
- the LOC140051598 gene encoding uncharacterized protein isoform X2: MHRSIMIFIVYITLVFIFVFVESTTVVPGTATLPIRECPMRKCVPCDSGVYRIDEHGCRTCECVIECPMIDCVKECPDNMYQADENGCQTCDCECPLPNCIPCKSNKYAIDEYGCQTCDCVNDVPSFLTSPAGMIVIGILLLLLITIPILIIIIIFKTNIFNNKPKPGFQKHVDGVPAS, from the exons ATGCACAGAAGTATCATGATATTTATAGTGTATATTACTTTGGTATTCATATTTGTCTTTGTGGAATCAACTACTGTCGTTCCTGGCACGGCAACTCTACCCATTCGAG AATGCCCAATGAGGAAATGCGTTCCTTGTGACAGTGGTGTATACCGTATAGACGAACACGGCTGCAGAACATGTGAATGTG TTATAGAATGTCCCATGATTGATTGTGTAAAAGAATGTCCTGATAACATGTACCAAGCAGATGAAAATGGATGTCAGACATGTGATTGTG AATGCCCATTGCCCAACTGTATACCATGCAAGAGTAATAAGTATGCTATAGATGAATATGGATGCCAGACGTGTGATTGTG taaatgATGTGCCATCGTTTCTGACGTCACCAGCTGGAATGATAGTCATTggaatattactattattgttgaTAACAAtaccaatattaataataataataattttcaaaaccaacatatttaataacaaaccCAAACCTGGTTTTCAGAAACATGTTGATGGAGTACCGGCTTCTTAG
- the LOC140051598 gene encoding uncharacterized protein isoform X3, whose amino-acid sequence MHRSIMIFIVYITLVFIFVFVESTTVVPGTATLPIREECPMRKCVPCDSGVYRIDEHGCRTCECECPMIDCVKECPDNMYQADENGCQTCDCECPLPNCIPCKSNKYAIDEYGCQTCDCVNDVPSFLTSPAGMIVIGILLLLLITIPILIIIIIFKTNIFNNKPKPGFQKHVDGVPAS is encoded by the exons ATGCACAGAAGTATCATGATATTTATAGTGTATATTACTTTGGTATTCATATTTGTCTTTGTGGAATCAACTACTGTCGTTCCTGGCACGGCAACTCTACCCATTCGAG AAGAATGCCCAATGAGGAAATGCGTTCCTTGTGACAGTGGTGTATACCGTATAGACGAACACGGCTGCAGAACATGTGAATGTG AATGTCCCATGATTGATTGTGTAAAAGAATGTCCTGATAACATGTACCAAGCAGATGAAAATGGATGTCAGACATGTGATTGTG AATGCCCATTGCCCAACTGTATACCATGCAAGAGTAATAAGTATGCTATAGATGAATATGGATGCCAGACGTGTGATTGTG taaatgATGTGCCATCGTTTCTGACGTCACCAGCTGGAATGATAGTCATTggaatattactattattgttgaTAACAAtaccaatattaataataataataattttcaaaaccaacatatttaataacaaaccCAAACCTGGTTTTCAGAAACATGTTGATGGAGTACCGGCTTCTTAG
- the LOC140051598 gene encoding uncharacterized protein isoform X1, which produces MHRSIMIFIVYITLVFIFVFVESTTVVPGTATLPIREECPMRKCVPCDSGVYRIDEHGCRTCECVIECPMIDCVKECPDNMYQADENGCQTCDCECPLPNCIPCKSNKYAIDEYGCQTCDCVNDVPSFLTSPAGMIVIGILLLLLITIPILIIIIIFKTNIFNNKPKPGFQKHVDGVPAS; this is translated from the exons ATGCACAGAAGTATCATGATATTTATAGTGTATATTACTTTGGTATTCATATTTGTCTTTGTGGAATCAACTACTGTCGTTCCTGGCACGGCAACTCTACCCATTCGAG AAGAATGCCCAATGAGGAAATGCGTTCCTTGTGACAGTGGTGTATACCGTATAGACGAACACGGCTGCAGAACATGTGAATGTG TTATAGAATGTCCCATGATTGATTGTGTAAAAGAATGTCCTGATAACATGTACCAAGCAGATGAAAATGGATGTCAGACATGTGATTGTG AATGCCCATTGCCCAACTGTATACCATGCAAGAGTAATAAGTATGCTATAGATGAATATGGATGCCAGACGTGTGATTGTG taaatgATGTGCCATCGTTTCTGACGTCACCAGCTGGAATGATAGTCATTggaatattactattattgttgaTAACAAtaccaatattaataataataataattttcaaaaccaacatatttaataacaaaccCAAACCTGGTTTTCAGAAACATGTTGATGGAGTACCGGCTTCTTAG